The DNA segment TGCCCGCCGGTGCCGTACTGCCCGGGGTGACCGGTCTGCGTGGACCGCTCAGCTGCCTGACGCACGCCCGGTACGGGATCGTCTGGGGTGCGATGGGTGCGGCGCGCGCCTGCTTCGAGTCCGCCGTCGGCTACGCGAAGTCGCGGGAGCAGTTCGGGCGGCCCATCGGCGGGTTCCAGCTGACGCAGGCCAAACTCGCCGACATGGCGGTCGAACTGCACATGGGGATTCTGCTCGCCCATCATCTCGGGCGGCGCATGGACGCCGGCCGCCTGCGGCCCGAGCAGGTCAGCCTCGGCAAGTTGAACAACGTCCGCGAGGCCATCGGCATCTGCCGTACGGCCCGCACGATCCTCGGCGCCAACGGGATCTCGCTCGAGTACCCCGTCATGCGGCACGCGACGAACCTCGAGTCGGTGCTCACCTACGAGGGCACCGTGGAGATGCACCAGCTCGTGCTGGGCAAGGCCCTGACCGGGATCGACGCGTTCCGGTAGGCCGGGTGGGTGGGGGCGGGGCGGGGCCGGCGAGCGGCCCCGCCTCAGCTCTGGTTGAAGAAGCCGTCCGACCGGTGCGCCGCCGCTTCCCCGCTGACGACCTCGGTGTCGGCCGGGCTCAGCAGGAAGACGCGGTTGGACACACGCTCGATGGAACCGCGCAGGCCGAAGATCAGCCCGGCGGCGAAGTCGACGACGCGCTTGGCGTCACCGGCCTCCATCGCGGTGAGGTTGATGATGACGGGGACCCCGTCCCGGAACAGTTCGCCGATGGCGCGGGCGTCCCGGAAGCTGTCCGGGGTCACCGTGCCGATGCGGCGGCCCTTCTCCGCGGCGACGTCCGTGGCCACCTTGACCCGCGGATCGGTGACCCAGGCGTCCCCGGGCCCGGTTCCGTCGGAGTAGTCGTCGTCGTAGTAACGCTCGTCTTCGTTGTCGTCGACGAGGCCAAGCCAGGCACTTGCCTTGCGTACCGATCCCATGGACGCCTCCTCTCACAGCGGTCCTTCTTGCTTTCCGCATTCCTATGGTCGTCCATGATGCGGATGGCGCGCCAAGTGATTGGACGCCGTGCGGGGGGTTTGCGACGGTACTGGTGCAGGGCGCATCCGTCGAGAGCCCAGGCCCCCCAAGGGTCCTGATGTAAGCGGATGCTGACTGTGAGTGAAATATGATTCTTCTCGGCGTATGGGTGATCGGCGGCGCGTACGGGTGAACGCGGCCATGGGTACGATGCCGCCGCTCCATATCGGATCATCCACGGGGGAACGTCATGTTCGGAATCGTCAGGCCCTGCCGGCACCGGCTCGGTGAACGGCTCACGGCCCGGTGGGCGGCGCACCTGTGCGGACTGTGCCTGGCGTTGCGCGGGGACCACGGACAGCTCGCACGCGTCGTCACCAACTACGACGGCCTGCTCGTCTCCGTCCTGACGGAGGCTCAGGCCGAGCGGGCCGATGCCGGACGGCGCACGGCGGGCCCGTGTCCGCTGCGCGGTATGCGGAGCGCCTCCGTCGCGCACGGTGAGGGTGCGCGGCCGGCGGCGGCCGTCTCGCTGGTCCTGGCCTCCGCCAAGGTGCGCGATCATGTCGCCGACCGGGACGGGCTGCTGGCCCGCCGCCCGGTGGCGCTCGCCGCCCGTCGCGTCGCTGCGAGCTGAGACCGGGCCGGGGCGCGGACCGGTTCGGACGTCGGGTTCGACACGGCCGTCCTGGTCGACGCCGTCGACCGGCAGAACGGTATCGAGATCCTCGCCGGCCTCGGCACCCCGATCCTCACCGTCACCGAACCGACCGAGACCGCCATCGCGCACACCACGGTACTCACCGGGCGTACGGGCAACGCCGGGCCGCTCGCCGAGGCCGGCCGGCTCTTCGGTCGGCTCGCCCCTCTCCTGGACGCCGTGGAGGACCGGGAGGCCGACGCCGTCCCGGGCGCCTGGAACCCCCTCACCGCCACCGGCACGCCGCTCGCCGAGGCGCGCCGGCTCGCCGACGCCGCCGTATGCGGCATCCGGCTCGCACTGGGCGAGGCGGAGTTCACCGACGGCGGTCTGGCTCACCGGCTGCTCGTCCATGAACTGCCCAACTCCGTAGATCGTGCCTTCAACACCGTTTCTTGTGCCCACGGTTCTCACCCCTACGCGCCGCCCGGCACCCCGGGCTCCTCCCCGGGCTGATCGCCGGGTGCGCGGTGTGGGTGGGTCTGTTCTGCACGTGCCAGTTGTGCTGCGGGACCTATGAGGATCCCTGGACCGGTGAGCGCAAGGAGGCCTGCTCCAACTGGGACTGCGGCGGGTGCTGCGACTGCTGCAGCTGCTGTGGTGGGGACGGCGGGTGCGACTGCTGAGCCCGGAACGCAGGGCGCCGGCATGCCGTCCGGCGGTTGTCGAGTCCTTCGGAGTTTGTTCGGAGGATCGTTCGCAGGAATATTCGGAGGGATTACTTCCAGACATCTCGGTGCCGTGAGTGGCCGGTTGCGACACAGAGGTATCGGCTGGTGGCGCGAGGGTGCAGAGGGTCGTGCCGGACGGGCGGTGCGCAGGGCGACGGCCGAAAGGCACTCTTGCGTCGACCGTGCCGTGGACCGAATACTCACCCCCAGCGCTTGTCAGGAGCACGGCATGTTCGGAATCCGGGCGACCGGCCCCCTGACTGCGCCTCACGGGCCCCAACCCCACGAGGGCCCCCTACTTCCTTCATGGAGGAACGAGAAGTGAGGATCAAGCGCACCACCCCCCGCAGCGGCATCTCGAGACACACCCGGCTGATCGCCGTCTCCACCGGTCTCGTGGCCGCCGCCGCGATCGCGATCCCCAGCGCGAGCGCGTCCGAAGCTCCCGCCACCTTCAGCTCCGCCGAGCTCAAGAGCGTCAGCGGTTCGGTGCTGGAAGCCGACGTCCCGGGCACCGCCTGGGCCGTCGACAGCAAGACCAACCGGGTTGTCGTCACCGTCGACAGCACGGTGTCCGAGGCCGAGATCGCGCAGATCAAGCAGGAGGCCGGCGCCGATGCCGACGCGCTGCAGATCAAGCGCACGCCCGGCAAGTTCACCCCGCTCATCCAGGGTGGCGACGCCATCTACTCGAACAGCGGTCGCTGCTCCCTCGGCTTCAACGTCCGCAGCAGCAGCGGCGTCGAGTACTTCCTGACGGCCGGTCACTGCACGGCCGGCGCGGGTACCTGGTACGGCAACTCCAGCCGCACCTCGGTGCTCGGCTCGACCGCCGCCTCCAGCTTCCCGGGCAACGACTACGGCATCGTCCGGTACACCGGGTCCGTCAGTCGGCCCGGCACCGCGAACGGCGTGGACATCACGCGTGCGGCCACCCCGAGCGTGGGCACCACCGTCATCCGCGACGGTTCCACCACGGGTACGCACAGCGGCCGGGTCACTGCCCTCAACGCGACCGTGAACTACGGCGGTGGCCAGGTCGTCTACGGCCTCATCCAGACCACGGTCTGCGCCGAGCCCGGTGACTCCGGCGGCTCGCTCTACGGCAGCGACGGCACCGCGTACGGTCTGACCTCCGGCGGCAGCGGCAACTGCTCCTTCGGTGGCACGACCTTCTTCCAGCCGGTGACGGAGGCCCTGAGCGCCTACGGAGTCAGCGTCTACTAGGCCGGACGCCCGCCCGCAGGCCGGGACTGGCCGGTACCACCGGTCCCGCAGCGCAGGGCCTCACCGCGGACGGCACGCGACGACGAGCCCCCGCACGCAACCAGCGTGCGGGGGCTCGCCCCTGCCCGGGCCCGGCGTTGCCTTCGAGGGGGGAGTACCCACGCGGGCTTGTCGGCGAGGGCGTGGACCGTGCGAGGACGCGCGGGCGGGATCCGGTCCCCGTGGGCCGGTCCCGGGAGCGCCGGTCGCCTGAGGCGGGCCGGCCGAGAGGAGGGGTGCCGCCCTCGATGTGACGGTTCTCGACGTTCGGTGACGCTTCATCAGGTGCCATCGATGCTCTGCCGGGCATCGCCGGAAATTTTACCGACGCGTAACTTCCCCGTTGGGGTACTCACTCGTAACTTGACGGGTGAACAACAACCTCGTGATCCGGGTCACAGGGCGCAAGACCATCGCATTCTCCCCTTGAAGCGCAAGGAGATCACACGATGCTGCCCTGGAAACGAGTGGTCAGCCCCCTGGCCGCGCTCCTGCTGGCCGCCGCGGCCCTCGCTGTCCCCACCGCCACCGGCGCCCACGCCGCGGGCGCGCCCAGCTCGGGCTGGAACGACTACTCCTGCAAGCCGTCCGCCGCCCATCCCCGCCCCGTCGTCCTGGTCCACGGCACCTTCGGGAACTCCGTCGACAACTGGCTGGGGCTCGCGCCCTATCTGACCCACCGCGACTACTGCGTCTTCTCCCTCGACTACGGCCGGCTCGAGGGCGTCCCCTTCTTCCACGGTCTCGGCCCCATCGAGAAGTCCGCGCAGCAGCTCGACGTCTTCGTCGACAGGGTGCTCGCCGCGACCGGAGCGACGAAGGCCGACATCGTCGGACACTCGCAGGGCGGCATGATGCCCCGCTACTACCTCAAGTTCCTCGGCGGCGCCGACGAGGTGAACGCCCTCGTCGGGATCGCCCCCAGCAACCACGGCACCACCCTTGCCGGCCTCACCAACCTGCTGCCGTACTTCCCCGGCGTCGGGGACCTGCTGACCGAGGCCACCCCCGCCCTCGCCCAGCAGGTCGCCGGGTCGGACTTCCTCACCAGGCTCAACGCCGGCGGAGACACCGTGTCCGGCGTCCGCTACACCGTCATCGCCACCCGGTACGACGAGGTGGTCACCCCGTACCGCAGTCAGTACCTGAGCGGGCCGAACGTGCGTAACGTCCTGCTCCAGGACCTGTGTCCGGTCGACCTGTCCGAGCACGTGGCGATCGGGCTGATCGACCGGATCGCCTTCCACGAGGTCGCCAACGCCCTCGACCCGGCCCGCGCCCGACCCACCACCTGTGCCTCGGTGTTCACCTGACACGTGCAACCGCCCGGACGCACGGCGGAGCCTGTCCGGCCCGAGCCGCCGGACAGGCCCCGGGTCACGGTCGACGCGAGGTCGGTGATCGACGCGAGGTCAGCGGCCGTGCCGCCCGCTCGCCGCGCGCCGCCGGGTGGAGGCGAACAGCGCCGCCGAACCGAGCGCCAGGGCGGCGGCCCCGCCGACCATCAGGTACGGGGTGCTCCCGTCGCCGCCGGTCTCCGCGAGGTTCCCCGGAGCGCCGGCCGCCTTGGGCTGGTTGACGGTGGCCCCGGGGGTGCCCTCCGCGTCGGCGCCCGTAGCGCCACTGCCACTGCCACTGCCACTGCCACCGCCGGTGTCGGTGTCGGTGTCGGTGTCGGTGTCGGTGTCGGCCGGGGCCGGCTGCGCGGTGGTGTGCGGGTCGTCGTCTCCGTGACCGTGGTTCTCGATGGTCGACCTGCCGGTGCCGTCGTCGATCTGCTCCTCGGAGGGGGCGGAGGCGACCGGCGCCGGGGCGGCCTCGCCCTTGGGCGTGTCACCGGCGCCGGACCCGCTTCCGCTGTCGTCGGTGCCCCCGTTCGAGTCTCCTTCTCCTCCCCCGAACGAGACGTCCGAGCAGGAGTAGAACGCCTCCGGGCTGTCCGACCGCTGCCACACCGCGTACAGCAGATGCTTGCCCGACCGCTCGGGGAGGGCGCCGGAGAACGTGTAGAAACCGCCGGCCGCGGCCGGGTCGGTGGACGTCGCCACCGGGTTCGCCAGATCCAGGTCGCCCCAGCCCAGCGCTTTCGCCGGGTCGTAGCCGGGCTTGGTGATGTACACCTTGAAACCGCCCTTGTGGGGTGCGGTCACCCGGTACTTGAAGGTGTACGAGCCGCTGCTCACCGATGTCGCGGGCCAGTCGGCGCGGGCCAGGTCGAGCCCTTTGAACGCCTCGTTGTTCGCGCTGCACAGCTTGCCGTCGGGGATCAGCTCCTCGTGACGTCCGCCCGCGTCGCCGATGCGTACGCCGTTCCAGTCGTAGAGCGCCTGGGTGCCGCCGGCCGCGACCGCCGCCTGGCACGCCGCCGACTTCGGGCTCTCCGGACCCTCGGCGAAGCACTGCGCGACCCTGCTGACCGGGTCACCCATCGAACCGTGCGCGGCCGCCGGTGAGGCGGACAACCCGGTCAGGGCGAGCGGGACGATACCGACGGCGGCGACAGCGGCCTTGCGGCGTGCGGGCATGGTGCAGCAACTCCTCGGAAATTCAACGGGCTTGGGGATCCCGTGGGGGGTGGCTCAGAAGCTAGCCCCAAGAAACCGGGAAATCGCCCGCCGAAGGCCGCTCGCGGAGATCCTTATGGCCCCGTTAAGGGAGTGCTCAGGCTGGGATCAGGTAGGAACCCGCGAGCGGCCCCGGCCGAGGAGGCGCGTGGTGAACGGGAGAAGAGGAAGAGGGGCGGCCGTGGCCGGGGAGTGGGCCACCAGGTCCGGGCGATGTCCCTACGGATCTCCGGGCGCGGCGCGGAGCGGTCCTTCGGCTCGTCGCGGACCCGGCGGGCGGCTCGCCCTGGTCGAGGGGGTGGGGGGGGGAGGGTGAGCCCGGTCGGGATACCGGTGGACCGGCTCACCGCCCTCCTGGCTCCGCTCGGCGGGCGGGTGAGTGCGGAGCGACTGTCGGACGACGTGGCGCCGTGGGGCCGGGAGGCGGACGACGAGCGCTACGCGGTGGTCGTGGCGACGGACGACTGACCCGGACCCGGCCCCTTCACGCGAGCAGCGCGTCCAGCCCGCCCTCCTGGGCCAGGGTGTCCAGTTCGTCGAGGGCGGCCACCGCGGCGGCAGCGGCCCCGGGATCAGTCGAGGCGAGGCCGCTCACCTCGAACTCGTCCTCGTCCAGCCGCCGTACGTCCGTGCCGTCCACCGGGACCCACAGGTCCAGGTCGAGATCCTCGACCACCAGACGGTTGCCGGAGAGCTCGGCCGGGCGGGTGATGTCGCAGTAGTGGCCCTTGAGGGTGCCTGTGGCGGTGCGCACCTCCTTCACCGCGTACCAGCGGTCGCGCCAGTAGTACTCGGTGAAGATGTCGCCGGGCTCGAAGCGGACGAAGCCGAAGTCCCGCACACCGTCGCCCGCCCAGGGGGCGCGCACGGTGATGCGGGTGCCGTCGTCGGCGAGCAGTTCGGCCGGGTAGGCGGTCTTCGTGCGCCCCGCCTTGACGAGGACGACGTCCAGGAGGACCGGGCGGTCAGCCGAGTTCACGGACATACCGCACCTCCGTGCCACAGACCTCGTAGCCGAACCACTTGTTGATCGCGGTCATCGGCTCGTTCCCGGTGTCGTTGCCCGTGAACGCCTCCGTGTACCCGGCGGCGCGGGCGCGGTGCAGGGAGTCGTTCTTGGCGAGCTTGGCCAGCCCCCGGCCGCGGTGGGCCCTGGCGGTGCCGGTCATGGTTGTGCCGTACCGGGTGCCGCTGTCCGTGCGGGCCGTGGAGAGGGCGGCGGGCCGGCCGTCCACCACCGTCACCGAGGTCAGCTCGGGGCTGAACATCGGATGCCGCCAGGTCTCCTCCAGCCAGGCCTCGTAGTCGGTGAACTCCGTGTCCACATCGATCGGTTCGTCCGCCGTCGTTTCTGCGTCCAGCGCGAACAGCGGGCGCGGGCCGTCGGCGAAGTCCGAGCCCGTGCGCAACTCCACGCCGGGTGGTGGGTCCTCGAGCGGAGGGAGGATGCCGTTCGCCAGGTCCAGGCGGAGGACGTGGGCGGTGCGGCTCGCCCGGTAGGCGTGCCGCTCGGCGAAGGCGCGATTGCCGGGGTCGTCCAGCACCCAGGCGAACAGCCTGGTCGCCCCGTGCGCGGTCAGGCGCTTCTCGGCGGCGCGCACGAGCGCCGTCCCGGCACCCCGGCGCGTGTGCCCGGGAAACACGTACACGTTGATGTTGCCCCGGCCCGGCTCGGAGCTCTCGTGGGTCAGATGCACCTGCGCCGTGCCGATCACCTCGCCGTCGGCCACGGCGACGAGGGGACGGTAGTGGGCGTCGGGGTGCAGCCGGGTGAGGTCGTGGGCGAGGGACTCCGGGGTCAGGAGGCCGAACGGCAGCGCGGCGTGCCGGACGCGGGCGAAGCCCTCGAGGTCGGCGCGGGCTTCGGGGCGCAGGCCGCGGACGGTCACAGTCATGGATGCGCACGCTACGGGGAGACGTGCGGGGACTGCCTCTCATTTTCCGCTCGTTCTTTGCCGAGTGCGGGACAATCGGGCCGTGACCCTGAAGATCCATATCGACGACAGCGTGCCGCCGTACGAGCAGGTGCGGGTGCAGATCTCCGAGCAGGCCAGGTCGGGGGTGCTGCCGGTGGGCCACCGGCTGCCGACGGTACGGGGCCTGGCCCAGACCCTCGGCCTCGCCGCGAACACGGTGGCCAAGGCCTACCGCGCGCTGGAGGGGGACGGCGTGATCGAGACCCGCGGCCGCCACGGCACGTTCGTCGCCGCCGCGGGCTCGGCCGCGGAGCGTGAGGCCGCGGCGGCGGCCCAGGCGTACGCGGAGCGCGCGCGACGGCTCGGGCTGGACGAGGACGCGGCCCTGGCCGCCGCACGGGACGCGCTGCGGGCGGCGTACGAGGCGTAGCCGCGGGCCGTTGTACAGGAGGGGGAGCAGGGTGCGGGCGGAGGCCGGCTCGGTCCCGGAGCGCCCGGCCCCGTTCCCCCGCGCCTACAGGTACAGCCCCGCCTCCGCGTCCCCCCGCGGTTGTGGCAGTGCCGTCGGAGAGGTGCCCCTGCGCAGGGCGTACAGCTCGGCCAGGGTGGCGCCCTCGCGGCCCACGCCGTCCTCGTGGCCCAGCCAGTCCACCGCCTCGGCCCGGGTCAGCGACCCCACCTCGATCCGGGCGAGACAGCGGCCGGGGCGGACCACGGCCGGGTGGAGGCGCTCCAGGTCCTCGTTGGTGGTGACGCCCACCAGCACGTTGCGGCCCTGGCCGAGCAGGCCGTCGGTGAGGTTCAGCAACCGGGACAGGGCCTGCCCCGCGGTGTGCTTGGCCTCGCCGCGGATCAGTTCGTCGCAGTCCTCCAGCAGCAGCAG comes from the Streptomyces sp. KMM 9044 genome and includes:
- a CDS encoding esterase/lipase family protein; protein product: MLPWKRVVSPLAALLLAAAALAVPTATGAHAAGAPSSGWNDYSCKPSAAHPRPVVLVHGTFGNSVDNWLGLAPYLTHRDYCVFSLDYGRLEGVPFFHGLGPIEKSAQQLDVFVDRVLAATGATKADIVGHSQGGMMPRYYLKFLGGADEVNALVGIAPSNHGTTLAGLTNLLPYFPGVGDLLTEATPALAQQVAGSDFLTRLNAGGDTVSGVRYTVIATRYDEVVTPYRSQYLSGPNVRNVLLQDLCPVDLSEHVAIGLIDRIAFHEVANALDPARARPTTCASVFT
- a CDS encoding GntR family transcriptional regulator, giving the protein MTLKIHIDDSVPPYEQVRVQISEQARSGVLPVGHRLPTVRGLAQTLGLAANTVAKAYRALEGDGVIETRGRHGTFVAAAGSAAEREAAAAAQAYAERARRLGLDEDAALAAARDALRAAYEA
- a CDS encoding DUF402 domain-containing protein; this encodes MSVNSADRPVLLDVVLVKAGRTKTAYPAELLADDGTRITVRAPWAGDGVRDFGFVRFEPGDIFTEYYWRDRWYAVKEVRTATGTLKGHYCDITRPAELSGNRLVVEDLDLDLWVPVDGTDVRRLDEDEFEVSGLASTDPGAAAAAVAALDELDTLAQEGGLDALLA
- a CDS encoding lytic polysaccharide monooxygenase auxiliary activity family 9 protein; this translates as MPARRKAAVAAVGIVPLALTGLSASPAAAHGSMGDPVSRVAQCFAEGPESPKSAACQAAVAAGGTQALYDWNGVRIGDAGGRHEELIPDGKLCSANNEAFKGLDLARADWPATSVSSGSYTFKYRVTAPHKGGFKVYITKPGYDPAKALGWGDLDLANPVATSTDPAAAGGFYTFSGALPERSGKHLLYAVWQRSDSPEAFYSCSDVSFGGGEGDSNGGTDDSGSGSGAGDTPKGEAAPAPVASAPSEEQIDDGTGRSTIENHGHGDDDPHTTAQPAPADTDTDTDTDTDTGGGSGSGSGSGATGADAEGTPGATVNQPKAAGAPGNLAETGGDGSTPYLMVGGAAALALGSAALFASTRRRAASGRHGR
- a CDS encoding cell division protein SepF, whose amino-acid sequence is MGSVRKASAWLGLVDDNEDERYYDDDYSDGTGPGDAWVTDPRVKVATDVAAEKGRRIGTVTPDSFRDARAIGELFRDGVPVIINLTAMEAGDAKRVVDFAAGLIFGLRGSIERVSNRVFLLSPADTEVVSGEAAAHRSDGFFNQS
- a CDS encoding GNAT family N-acetyltransferase, coding for MTVTVRGLRPEARADLEGFARVRHAALPFGLLTPESLAHDLTRLHPDAHYRPLVAVADGEVIGTAQVHLTHESSEPGRGNINVYVFPGHTRRGAGTALVRAAEKRLTAHGATRLFAWVLDDPGNRAFAERHAYRASRTAHVLRLDLANGILPPLEDPPPGVELRTGSDFADGPRPLFALDAETTADEPIDVDTEFTDYEAWLEETWRHPMFSPELTSVTVVDGRPAALSTARTDSGTRYGTTMTGTARAHRGRGLAKLAKNDSLHRARAAGYTEAFTGNDTGNEPMTAINKWFGYEVCGTEVRYVRELG
- a CDS encoding S1 family peptidase codes for the protein MRIKRTTPRSGISRHTRLIAVSTGLVAAAAIAIPSASASEAPATFSSAELKSVSGSVLEADVPGTAWAVDSKTNRVVVTVDSTVSEAEIAQIKQEAGADADALQIKRTPGKFTPLIQGGDAIYSNSGRCSLGFNVRSSSGVEYFLTAGHCTAGAGTWYGNSSRTSVLGSTAASSFPGNDYGIVRYTGSVSRPGTANGVDITRAATPSVGTTVIRDGSTTGTHSGRVTALNATVNYGGGQVVYGLIQTTVCAEPGDSGGSLYGSDGTAYGLTSGGSGNCSFGGTTFFQPVTEALSAYGVSVY